A genome region from Chryseobacterium indicum includes the following:
- a CDS encoding SDR family oxidoreductase yields the protein MSLYTQPMLREGALKDKVAIVTGGGSGLGKAMTKYFLELGAKVVITSRNLEKLQGTAKELEEETGGKVLCVACDVRNWDEVEAMKEAALKEFGKIDILLNNAAGNFISPTERLTHSAFDSILDIVLKGTKNCTLSVGKHWIDSKTSGTVLNIVTTYAWTGSAYVVPSACAKAGVLAMTRSLAVEWAKYGIRFNAIAPGPFPTKGAWDRLLPGNLQEKFDMRKKVPLRRVGEHQELANLAAYLVSDYSAYMNGEVVTIDGGEWLQGAGEFNMLEDIPQEMWDALEAMIKAKKSN from the coding sequence ATGAGTCTTTATACACAGCCGATGCTTCGTGAAGGAGCTTTAAAAGATAAAGTAGCCATTGTAACAGGAGGAGGGAGCGGTCTCGGAAAAGCAATGACCAAATATTTTCTCGAATTGGGCGCAAAAGTAGTCATCACGTCCAGAAACCTCGAAAAATTACAGGGAACTGCAAAAGAACTGGAAGAAGAAACAGGCGGAAAAGTTCTTTGCGTTGCGTGTGACGTAAGAAACTGGGATGAGGTAGAAGCCATGAAAGAAGCTGCGTTAAAAGAATTCGGAAAAATTGATATCCTTCTTAATAATGCTGCCGGAAACTTCATTTCTCCTACAGAAAGACTCACCCATTCTGCTTTTGACTCTATTCTGGATATTGTATTAAAAGGAACAAAAAACTGTACCCTTTCCGTTGGAAAACACTGGATCGATTCCAAAACTTCGGGAACGGTGTTGAATATCGTAACGACTTATGCATGGACAGGTTCTGCTTATGTCGTTCCTTCGGCTTGTGCAAAAGCAGGCGTTTTGGCAATGACGAGATCTTTGGCGGTGGAATGGGCAAAATACGGAATCCGTTTCAATGCCATTGCTCCGGGACCATTTCCTACAAAAGGAGCATGGGACAGATTGCTTCCGGGAAATCTGCAGGAAAAATTTGATATGAGAAAGAAAGTTCCTTTAAGAAGAGTAGGAGAACATCAGGAACTGGCAAATCTTGCCGCTTACTTAGTTTCAGATTATTCAGCTTATATGAATGGTGAAGTCGTAACCATCGACGGCGGAGAATGGTTGCAGGGAGCCGGTGAATTTAATATGTTGGAAGATATTCCGCAGGAAATGTGGGATGCGCTGGAAGCGATGATTAAAGCAAAAAAATCAAATTAA
- a CDS encoding DUF1800 family protein has translation MPSLTPKTTVLGFSNAYHLLRRTTYNITKAKILDFAAKTPQQALAELFTFSNPVPPSPLNNVGETIVPTAANPTITDTQSTANSVRNDLYWWLYSALKDSSAQHKIAYFLHILFVTDDNASFWTNYDYKELLRFHAGGSLKELALRITQNPRMLIFLNNNVNLSTSPNQNYAREFLELFTILKGPQIATGNYTNYTETDVQQAARVLTGFSLTSSVHLDKTARLNSLDAVTNIPTGQVKVNTHDTGTKTFSSAFGNQAISGGNTDATIKAELQNFINMIFNQDETAKAYCRRMYRYFVGRLITPEIENGIIVPLAASLKADNYNIIPALTTLLKSKHFYDEEDSITGDQTIGNMVRNPVELYLHMFSLLSLQVPMYEVNPSAIHSLMSVVGNFSSNMGMPVFNPQSVNGYAGYYSSPNYDKNWITTSSLRIRYNNTIDYFINGLTYNGFTFKLNNASFVKDSGYFSNPGNANTLITEFLQMMFVEVPDGTRYDYFKSVFLSNLSPINWQNEWNNYINTGNSNNVKIPIDRLVKAIIKSPEFQTI, from the coding sequence ATGCCAAGTCTTACTCCTAAAACTACTGTGCTGGGATTTTCGAATGCTTATCATCTTCTCAGACGCACCACTTATAACATTACGAAAGCAAAAATTCTGGATTTTGCGGCCAAAACTCCACAGCAGGCGCTTGCAGAGTTATTTACGTTCAGCAATCCGGTTCCGCCTTCTCCGCTTAATAACGTGGGTGAAACGATTGTTCCCACGGCTGCAAATCCTACGATTACCGATACACAAAGTACGGCAAACAGCGTGAGGAATGATCTTTACTGGTGGCTTTACAGTGCTTTGAAGGATTCTTCTGCACAACATAAAATTGCTTATTTTCTTCATATTCTTTTTGTAACGGATGATAATGCATCATTCTGGACGAATTATGATTATAAGGAACTTCTAAGATTTCACGCCGGCGGAAGTCTTAAGGAACTGGCATTAAGAATAACACAGAATCCGAGAATGCTTATTTTCCTGAACAATAATGTGAATCTGAGCACAAGTCCCAATCAAAATTACGCAAGAGAGTTTCTGGAATTGTTTACGATTTTAAAGGGACCGCAGATTGCTACGGGAAACTATACCAATTATACTGAAACAGATGTACAACAGGCAGCAAGAGTTTTAACAGGATTCTCTCTAACTTCATCGGTACATCTGGATAAAACAGCAAGACTTAATTCTCTGGATGCGGTAACGAATATTCCGACAGGTCAGGTAAAAGTTAACACGCACGATACAGGAACCAAAACTTTTTCGTCAGCTTTCGGAAATCAGGCAATTTCCGGAGGAAATACAGACGCAACGATTAAAGCTGAGCTTCAGAATTTCATCAACATGATTTTTAATCAGGATGAAACGGCAAAAGCATACTGCAGAAGAATGTATCGCTATTTTGTGGGAAGATTAATTACTCCTGAAATAGAAAACGGCATCATTGTTCCTTTGGCAGCATCTCTTAAAGCAGACAATTACAACATTATCCCTGCGCTTACCACTCTTCTGAAAAGTAAACATTTTTATGACGAAGAAGACAGCATCACGGGAGATCAGACCATTGGAAACATGGTAAGAAATCCGGTAGAGCTGTATCTTCATATGTTTTCGCTTCTCAGCCTTCAGGTTCCAATGTATGAAGTAAATCCTTCTGCAATACACAGTCTCATGAGCGTAGTTGGTAATTTTTCTTCCAATATGGGAATGCCTGTCTTCAATCCGCAATCGGTAAACGGATATGCAGGATATTACAGCAGCCCGAATTATGATAAAAACTGGATTACCACTTCATCCCTGAGAATTCGTTACAACAATACAATAGATTATTTCATCAACGGTCTTACTTACAACGGCTTTACATTTAAACTGAATAATGCATCCTTCGTAAAAGACAGCGGCTATTTTTCAAACCCGGGAAATGCAAATACGCTGATAACAGAATTTCTCCAGATGATGTTTGTGGAAGTTCCGGACGGCACACGCTACGATTATTTTAAAAGTGTTTTCCTAAGCAATCTAAGTCCTATAAACTGGCAGAACGAATGGAATAATTACATTAATACAGGAAATTCCAATAATGTAAAAATCCCGATAGACAGGCTGGTAAAAGCCATCATTAAATCTCCTGAATTCCAAACAATTTAA
- a CDS encoding DUF1501 domain-containing protein, producing MNRKDFLKLISLAGVGAPFYLNGMPSRFMNQFLDFQLNCDTVNDRSLVILRLAGANDGLNTVIPISQYSTYAALRPNIKIASSGTGSYIPLDSTVSSGKLVGLNPSMTGFKSLYDSGKLLLMNGVGYPNPNYSHFRSENLMFAGKDGTASNDLLDGIFGRYLGALYPGLAGNPTTLNPDPLAIQMGNLNPCLFYEHTTEKNIEYNMTGFQSSVFSNLNLINSEYNDLLDYIKGIATSMDAYYDRVMQVFNAGNNSTTTYPNSSLGKQLKTVARMIKGGSKTKIFQVNLSGFDTHVSQVQTGSTHLGNHANLLADISNSVAAFQDDIQQLGIADKIMTVTFSEFGRQVRENGSIGTDHGDLAPFFVIGNAAAAGILGDHPVFTNQTSFYYNQSERRYDYRQIFASLLQDWLGASTSLMITSELDYYVTGNQKVDVIKNSQKANAVCSTLGAANVVSDKGIKVYPVPASQFVYVEFENRTSGNIRYQLMDMSGRVIFSSSEKPVSNRIEINVSGIPEGNYMLKINTDSEEMSRKIIVSHH from the coding sequence ATGAACAGAAAAGATTTTTTAAAATTAATATCTCTTGCAGGTGTGGGAGCGCCATTTTACCTCAACGGAATGCCTTCAAGGTTTATGAATCAGTTTTTGGATTTTCAGCTTAACTGTGATACGGTTAATGACCGTTCTCTGGTTATTTTAAGACTTGCAGGAGCAAATGACGGTCTTAATACAGTAATCCCGATCAGCCAGTACAGTACGTATGCCGCTCTGCGTCCCAACATAAAAATTGCCAGTTCAGGAACCGGAAGCTATATTCCGTTAGACAGTACGGTATCTTCCGGCAAACTTGTAGGACTTAATCCTTCCATGACGGGTTTCAAAAGTTTATATGATTCAGGCAAATTGCTTTTAATGAACGGAGTTGGCTATCCGAACCCGAATTATTCGCATTTCCGGTCAGAAAATCTTATGTTTGCGGGAAAAGACGGTACAGCAAGTAATGATCTGCTTGATGGTATTTTCGGAAGATATCTCGGTGCATTGTATCCGGGACTTGCCGGAAATCCTACGACCCTGAATCCTGATCCCCTCGCCATACAAATGGGAAACCTTAACCCATGTCTGTTTTATGAACATACAACGGAAAAGAATATTGAATATAATATGACGGGATTTCAGTCGAGTGTATTCAGTAATCTCAATTTAATAAATTCTGAATATAATGACCTTTTGGATTATATAAAAGGAATTGCTACAAGTATGGACGCATATTATGACAGAGTGATGCAGGTTTTTAATGCCGGAAATAATTCCACGACCACTTATCCTAATTCATCGCTGGGCAAACAGCTGAAAACGGTGGCAAGAATGATTAAAGGAGGAAGCAAGACAAAAATTTTTCAGGTTAATTTAAGCGGATTCGATACCCACGTAAGCCAGGTACAGACCGGAAGTACACATTTGGGAAACCACGCGAATCTCTTGGCCGATATTTCCAATTCTGTTGCTGCATTTCAGGATGATATTCAGCAACTGGGAATTGCAGATAAAATTATGACGGTTACCTTCAGTGAATTCGGGAGACAGGTTCGCGAAAACGGAAGTATCGGAACCGATCATGGAGATCTTGCTCCGTTTTTCGTCATTGGAAATGCCGCCGCAGCGGGAATTTTGGGAGATCATCCCGTATTTACGAATCAGACAAGTTTTTACTATAATCAGAGTGAAAGAAGATATGATTACCGGCAGATTTTTGCCTCTCTTCTTCAGGACTGGCTTGGAGCAAGCACAAGTCTGATGATTACTTCGGAACTTGATTATTACGTTACGGGAAATCAAAAAGTGGATGTCATTAAAAATTCACAAAAAGCCAATGCAGTATGTTCAACTTTGGGAGCAGCCAATGTGGTTTCAGATAAAGGAATTAAAGTATATCCGGTTCCGGCAAGCCAGTTTGTGTATGTGGAATTTGAAAACAGAACATCGGGAAATATAAGATATCAGTTAATGGATATGAGCGGAAGGGTGATTTTCAGTTCATCAGAAAAACCAGTATCCAACCGTATTGAAATTAATGTTTCGGGAATTCCTGAAGGAAATTATATGTTGAAAATTAATACGGATTCTGAAGAAATGAGCAGAAAAATTATTGTTTCGCACCATTAG
- a CDS encoding DUF1573 domain-containing protein, which translates to MKNLKISALLAVLAFSPFFANTLPTDNNPVVRILTDVTWKSESIDVGNIPQGKPKTIRFEFTNTSKKPIIIENVAPSCGCTTADYTKTPILPGKKGFVEASYNAAAAGPFMKTVNVTTSDSKTPKTLSFKGTVVAS; encoded by the coding sequence ATGAAAAATTTAAAAATTTCAGCATTATTAGCTGTTTTGGCATTTTCTCCGTTTTTTGCAAATACACTTCCGACAGATAATAATCCGGTTGTAAGAATTCTTACAGACGTTACATGGAAATCAGAATCTATTGATGTTGGAAATATTCCTCAGGGAAAACCAAAAACCATCAGATTCGAATTTACAAATACTTCGAAGAAGCCTATCATTATCGAAAATGTAGCACCTTCTTGCGGATGTACAACAGCGGATTATACAAAAACGCCTATTCTTCCGGGTAAAAAAGGATTTGTAGAAGCAAGCTACAACGCTGCAGCAGCGGGTCCGTTCATGAAAACGGTAAATGTTACCACAAGCGACAGCAAAACTCCAAAGACTCTTTCTTTTAAAGGTACGGTTGTTGCTTCATAA